The DNA region GATAAAAGACGCCTGGATAAGGGAGAGGGTGGCCAAGCTTGCGAGGCCCCCTCACGTACCAGCCCCGCTCACGGTCCGGCCGCGCAGCATCCCGTGGAAGACGAAGGGATGGGGCTCGGGTTTCTGTAGAAGGTGATCCGTGCAGTCCGTGGGCTGGGATCGGCGGGATACGGCTCCCGGCTTGGCGTCAGCCCAGGTCCGGTAGGGCAGGCGACTCAGCCACACTCTGTGTAGTTTTGCGGACGCGCTTGCCACGCGAGCAGCCGTGACGCACGCAGCCCGAAGGGCCCCACCTGTGGTGAGGCTCGGGTTTGGGTTAGGGGCGTGACCACCATTTGACTGGTGGGCGCGTGCGATCCCGCAGTCGCGCCAGGGACGCGGCCATCAACTCCCCGGCATGGTGGCGTTCGTTGACCTGCGGGGTCCCGGTCGGGTCGATGTGGTGTGGTGCGATCCACCCGGTCCGGCCCGCGTGTTCTGAATCTTTTGGCATGGCAATGGTTTTCCAGCCACCGGGCCCGTCATGGATCAGCGCATGGCAGGCGTCGCAGGCCAAGGTCAAGTTTTCGATGTCGGTGGCCCCGCCCTTGGCGTACTCGGTCACGTGGTGGACCTGCGTCAAGGTTGCGGGGGCGCTGCATCCCGGGCGGGTGCAGCCACGTTCGGTGGCTATCAACGCCAGTCGTTGTGCCGAGTTTGCGAGGCGCTTGGTTCGGCCCAGGTGTAAGGGGCGGCCGGCGTGGTCGAAGATCGCCAGGAACGGCTTGGACTTCTGGGCCAGCTGCAACGCCTGGTCGAGCGGCATGGTCCCACCGGAGGCGGTGGTGGCGACACCGGCGGCGGCCTCGACCTCGGCCAGCGACATGGTGATGATCGTGGAGACGGGCAGGCCCCGGTGCTGGCCCGGGTTCGAGAGCCCCATCTCCGGGCGCAGGAACGCCACCAACGCATCATGGTTGCGCTGCGCGGAGGTGCGCGTGTCACGCTGCGCGGCACGCTCCAAGCCGGCGAGGGCCTCGTCGTCGAGTCCGTCTGTGGTCCAAGGGCTTTCAACATCCTCGGCGTTGCACATGCCCGGTCGGGCCAGGCTGGCGAAGATCGGATCCAGCAGCGCCCGCAGGGTCGGGGTGAGTTCGGCGGTCATGGTGGACATTCCGTCCACGCCTTGCTTGCCGATGGTGAGCCCGCGGCGGCGCTGCCGGTCGCTGTCGTCGGTGAGACGCCCGTCGGGGTCGAGGTAGCCGAGGAGTCGGTCGCCGACCTTGCCGGGGATCCGGTTCACGATCTTGGCGATCACCCGCGCGGAATCGGCTGACACCAAACCCATTTCCTGGAACGCGGCCGTCCACGACAGCCATGGCTCCACGATCCGTCCGGCTTCCTGCCGCAGCCCGAGCAGTTCCGCGGCACGCACGCGTGCGCAGGCGTCGGCGTGCCCGATCCGCAAAGTCTGTTCCAGGTACTTCGAGGTCCTTTTCGCCCCGGCCTTCTCTGGCAACCCCCGGTTCTCAACCTCGCGAATCAGTTTGTGTTCGAAGCTGGCCATCCGCCGCCGCGTCGATTCCCACTCCCGCATCATCTCCACGAGATCGTCATCGGTCAGCGAGTCCAAAGAATCCTGAACAAGCACGCCCACGGCATCGGAAGCGAGCCCGGTGGCATCTGCCACCGTGACTTCGTCGCCGAGTACCTGACCGCCCCAATTCATGCTTCCATTCTACCTCGAATTGCGACACAATTCGATCGAATTCAATTGTGGCATAAAGATATTCACTTTCCTTTTGTTGACGGCCCTAACGTGTGATGGTCCCGGCAGATCGCCGACCTATGTTCCTGGTCGTCCGCGATTAACACCCAGCCCCTCGTACGGGATCTGGGTTACGGTGGGCGGCGGAAACGACGTGGTCGGAGGTGGGCAGCCGGTGGGGCGGACACTCGCGCAGGGGCAGGTATTCGCTGGGTACACCGTCGAACGGCTGCTCGGTGTGGGCGGGATGGGGGAGGTGTACCTCGCCAAGGACCGGGACCTGCCCCGGTCTGTCGCATTGAAGGTCCTGGCGTCGGGGAAGGCTGATGATCCCGAGGTGCGGGCACGTTTCCTGCGGGAGGCCGATACTGCCGCGCGGCTGGCGCATCCGAATATCGTTGCGGTATACGCGCGGGGGAACGACGAGCATCGGCTGTGGATGGCCATGCAATACGTCGAGGGGACAGACGTGGCCGCGACCCTGCGGGACGGGCCGGTGCGACCCGATCACGCGGTGCGAATCATCGGGGAGGCCGCGCGAGCGCTCGATCACGCGCATCGCGCCGGCGTCCTGCACCGGGATGTGAAGCCGGCCAATATTCTGCTGGCATGGGGGCCCGATCAGCGGGTGTATCTGGCCGACTTCGGGATTGCCAAGGCGATCGATCACACCAGTGCGCTCACGCGAACCGGCGAAATGTACGCGAGTTTTCAATACGCCGCCCCCGAACAATTCGAAATGCGCAGTGACACCGATCATCGCGCGGACGTTTACGCCTTGGGCTGCACCCTCTTTCATATGCTCACCGGGCAATTGCCCTATCCGGGCGAGAGCACCGCGCAACTCGTCGCGGCCCATCTCGGGGCACCGATTCCGCGGCCGAGTCGGATTCGCGGCGCTGTGCCGCCCTCCTTCGACACGGTGATCGAGCGCGCACTGGCCAAGAATCGCGATCACCGCTTCAGCAGCTGCGGTGAACTGGCAGCCGCGGCCGCACAGGCACTCACCGCGACCACCGGTGCGCCCGGGCCGTGGTCGCAACACGAGGGGTCGGATGGAACGCAGAGTCCTGGCGCACCGCTGAATACCGGTGCAGCACAGAACTCGGGGGAACCCCGCCCGCGGATGGGCTTCGATCCCAGCGCCTTCACCGGTGCGACCACGCAGCCCAGCATTCCCACCAGCTCCGGGCTGACGCCCCTGCAACGCGAGCAGTTGCCGACGCAGGTGGGTCGGTTCCCTTCCGTGCCGCACTACCCGGCGGTGACGCACACCGGATCGCATCTCGTCGATGCCCATGCCAATCAGCTCGCCGTACCGGGCCAGGCCACCGCGGCCGCGCCGTCTCGGCGTGGGCGCAAGCGGTTGATCGCGGCGTTCGTCGTTGCGCTCGTGGCGGCGGGTGGTGTGGGCATCGGATTCGGAACCGGCGCATTCCGTTCGGTCACCGGGGGCGGGGGACAGTCGATCGGGCAGCCGCCCGTCGCCGCGGCGGCGTCGAAGGAGGCCGCGATTCAGGCGGCCTGCGACTACGGCAAGCTCATGAGCTCCTACGACTACAGCAATGGTGACGGCTGGCAGGCCAAGGTGATCGCCGGGGCGACGGGCACCTGGAAGTCACAGGCCGAGACGCTGCTGCCCACCATTCGTATTCTGCTGGAGAGCGATTCCGAGCACACCTGGTCCGACCAGGCTGTCTGCACCGTCAACTCGGGCGGCGGGACCCACTACGAGCTGGCGGCCGACATCACCGAGTCGACCGCGGCCACCCAGAAGAAGCCCGATACCGCCAAGCATCAGAAGATCACCATGTCCATGGATTACGTGGACGGCAAGTGGCTGTGCAGCAAGTGGGTCAGCCCTTTGTTTCCCAGCTGACCGATGCGCCCACCGCGCGGGTGATGATCCTGTGAGCGAAGCGATTTGGCGGCAGCGGCCCCCTGGTTCGCGTAGCGCGAAGGTCCGGTCGTGCGATAGATTCGCTGCGGATTCGTGCTCGGAACGGGCGTTGGAAGGAATCGTGCGTGGGGAACTCTGGCGCGGGGGATGGTGCCGGGACTATGAAGGTGCTCGTCGACAACGGTGAGTACTGGCTACGCAATCGTGGCGACATCGCCATGATGGTGATGACCGTCGAACGACTGCGCGAACGGTGGCCGCATGCCCGCATCGGCATGCTCACCGATGAACCACACATTCTGCGCGGTGTGCTGCCGCAGGCCGAACCCGTGGTGGCGCACGCGGGCGGGCCGTGGGGGCGCGACGGCATCGCGGGGCGGCTCGAGGAGACCGCCGGGGTGCACGTGATCGGGCCGGCGGCGCTGCGCTGGCGGTCGGCCACCGAAGTGCCCAAACACTATCTGCGCGGGGTGAAGAACTGGGCGCGCCAGGAAGTTCACGCCCGCACCACCGGCGCACCCGAACCCGAGCCCACCGGCATTCCCGAACTGCCGCCGGTGCCCACCGCCCTGGCCGGGGCCGACCTGGTGATCGCCCAGGGCGGCGGCTACATGACCGATGTCGACCTCTACCAGGCGCATCGCACCCTCAACCTGCTCGAAGCCGCCCAGCGCCACGGCATTCCGAACGTCATGATCGGGCAGGGACTGGGCCCCATGCGCGATACCGAACTGCTGCGCCGCGCGGCCGAAGTGCTGCCGGGCGCGGACCTCATCGCCCTGCGCGAGGGGCTGCGCGGACCCGCACTGCTCAGCGAACTCGGCGTCCCGCGTGAGAAGATCCTGGTCACCGGTGACGACGCGGTGGAATTCGCCTACCGGCTGCGCCGCCCCGGTATCGGCTCCGATCTCGGCCTGTGCCTGCGGATCTCGGACTACTCCAAGGTGACCGACTCCGCGCGCGACACCCTCGGTGAGGTGTTGCGCCGCGAGGCCGCCGCCCTGAACACCGCGCTGGCCCCGCTCATCATCTCCGAATACGACGACGAGGACCGCCGCCACACGCTGCCGCTGCTGGTGGGCGCCGCCCGCACCCGGCCGGTCATCGGGCGCGCGGGCACCGCACAGGACGTGGCGCGGCAGGTCTCGCGCTGCCGGGTGCTGGTGACCAGCGCCTACCACCTCGCGGTCTTCGCGCTCTCGCAGGGCATTCCGGCCGTCGCTGTAACGGCCTCGCAGTACTACGACGACAAATTCTATGGGTTGGCCGACATGTTCGACGCCGACGCCGCCGCCGGACTGCGCATCGTGCACCTGGACGTGGACAATCTCGACGCCGAATTGACACGTGCGATTCGCCAGTTGTGGGAGTCCGCGCCGGAGCTGCGGGATACCCTGCAGCAGAAGGCAGTTGAGCAGATCGACGCCGGCCGTGCGGGCCTGGATCGGGTGTTCCGGCTCGTGGCGGGAGGTGAGGGCCGACTCGGCGAACCTGCCGAACCACTTCAGGGGGAATGGTGAAGAACCTTTCGGTGTGCGTCCCGGCCTACAATTCCGGCCGCACGCTCGAGACCACGCTGCGCTCGATCCTGGACCAGGACACCGATATCGAGGTGATCGTCCTCGACAACGCCAGCACCGACGACACCGGCGCCATCGCGAAATCCATCGACGACCCGCGCGTACGCGTACATCGCAATCAGGAAACCCTGCCCATCGGGGAAAACTGGAACAAGGCTGTCTCGCTCACCTCGGGCCGCTTCGTCAAGGTCGTCTGCGCCGATGACATCCTGCTGCCCGGCGCGCTGACCAAGCAGCTCGACATCATGGGCGACAACGGAATCGCCATCTGCTCCTCGAAGTTCCAGGTCATCGACGAGCACGGGAAGGTCGAGGAGACCGACCTCGGACTGCCGAACCTGCTGGGTCGCCGCGACGCCCGCGCGCTCATGCGCACGATTGTGCACCGCGGTCCCGCCGACTTCGGCCCCACCGCCGCCGCCATCTTCCGCCGGCAGGACTTCGACCGCGTCGGCGGCTTCCGCGGCGACCTGGTCTTCCCGATGGACGTGGACCTCTTCGCCCGCGTCTGCGCCTTCGGCGACTTCTACGGCATGGCGGAAATCCTGGCGGCATGGCGCAATTCGAGCTTCAACCTGTGCAGCCAGACCTCGACGGTCAGCAAGCTCACGGAGATGCTGCGCTTCCACCACCGGCTGGGCTCGGAGTATCCGGAGTACGTCGGGCGCGGCGCCGTGCTGGGCGGGGACTGGCGGCTGGCGCGTGCCGCCGCCGAACGCTTCCGGGTGCGGACCGTCGCCACCGCGCTGCGCCGTCCCGACCTGCTGCACTGACACATTCGACACCGCGGGCCCGGGCGGTCGTCGAGGCACGAGACCGCCCGGACCCGGAGAATCAGATCCGCGCCAGCGGACCGTAGGCGACCACGGTGTCGCCGGAACTGCTCACCAGGCGCACGAACGGGCGAATGGTGGTGGTGCCCAGCACACCGGTCACGGTGGCGTGGAAGCCGGACATCGTGATGCAGCCGTCGGTGCCGGAGACATCGCCGCCGGCCACGTCGACCGACTGGATGCCCGGGCCGAAGCCGACATCGAGCTGAACGCCCAGCGTCGGAATCAGGTTGTAGATATCGGCCTTCGGGCCGTCCCCGCCGATCTCCAGCTCCAGACCCGGGGTCTGATACTGGAAGGAGATCTTGCCCGAGAGCGTGGCCGGGTAACCCACCTGGTAGCCCATGGTGAGATGACCGTTCCACGGATCGCCCGCGGGCAGGGCGACCTTGAAGCAAGCCTTGCCGCTGTGGAACCACTCGCGGGTGAGCGGATTGCCGTCCAGCGGCGGCACGAAATCGATCCGGGTATCGGCGGAGAGCGCCTCGACCGTGCGACCCTGCTGATCGACGACCGAGTTGTTGCCGTCGATCGCGGCGGAGGCCGATCCACCACTCAGGACGATTCCGATGGTTCCGGCAACCGCGACCACCGCGGCGCGCGAGAGCGCAGTCTTGTTGTTGCGCATGGTAATTACCATTCCCTCATCAGGTATAGCTGCGTAAATGCGTACGCTCGCTTGATGATTCCCCTGTGTGC from Nocardia tengchongensis includes:
- a CDS encoding polysaccharide pyruvyl transferase family protein, whose product is MKVLVDNGEYWLRNRGDIAMMVMTVERLRERWPHARIGMLTDEPHILRGVLPQAEPVVAHAGGPWGRDGIAGRLEETAGVHVIGPAALRWRSATEVPKHYLRGVKNWARQEVHARTTGAPEPEPTGIPELPPVPTALAGADLVIAQGGGYMTDVDLYQAHRTLNLLEAAQRHGIPNVMIGQGLGPMRDTELLRRAAEVLPGADLIALREGLRGPALLSELGVPREKILVTGDDAVEFAYRLRRPGIGSDLGLCLRISDYSKVTDSARDTLGEVLRREAAALNTALAPLIISEYDDEDRRHTLPLLVGAARTRPVIGRAGTAQDVARQVSRCRVLVTSAYHLAVFALSQGIPAVAVTASQYYDDKFYGLADMFDADAAAGLRIVHLDVDNLDAELTRAIRQLWESAPELRDTLQQKAVEQIDAGRAGLDRVFRLVAGGEGRLGEPAEPLQGEW
- a CDS encoding HNH endonuclease signature motif containing protein, which encodes MNWGGQVLGDEVTVADATGLASDAVGVLVQDSLDSLTDDDLVEMMREWESTRRRMASFEHKLIREVENRGLPEKAGAKRTSKYLEQTLRIGHADACARVRAAELLGLRQEAGRIVEPWLSWTAAFQEMGLVSADSARVIAKIVNRIPGKVGDRLLGYLDPDGRLTDDSDRQRRRGLTIGKQGVDGMSTMTAELTPTLRALLDPIFASLARPGMCNAEDVESPWTTDGLDDEALAGLERAAQRDTRTSAQRNHDALVAFLRPEMGLSNPGQHRGLPVSTIITMSLAEVEAAAGVATTASGGTMPLDQALQLAQKSKPFLAIFDHAGRPLHLGRTKRLANSAQRLALIATERGCTRPGCSAPATLTQVHHVTEYAKGGATDIENLTLACDACHALIHDGPGGWKTIAMPKDSEHAGRTGWIAPHHIDPTGTPQVNERHHAGELMAASLARLRDRTRPPVKWWSRP
- a CDS encoding glycosyltransferase, whose product is MVKNLSVCVPAYNSGRTLETTLRSILDQDTDIEVIVLDNASTDDTGAIAKSIDDPRVRVHRNQETLPIGENWNKAVSLTSGRFVKVVCADDILLPGALTKQLDIMGDNGIAICSSKFQVIDEHGKVEETDLGLPNLLGRRDARALMRTIVHRGPADFGPTAAAIFRRQDFDRVGGFRGDLVFPMDVDLFARVCAFGDFYGMAEILAAWRNSSFNLCSQTSTVSKLTEMLRFHHRLGSEYPEYVGRGAVLGGDWRLARAAAERFRVRTVATALRRPDLLH
- a CDS encoding serine/threonine-protein kinase produces the protein MLPFYLELRHNSIEFNCGIKIFTFLLLTALTCDGPGRSPTYVPGRPRLTPSPSYGIWVTVGGGNDVVGGGQPVGRTLAQGQVFAGYTVERLLGVGGMGEVYLAKDRDLPRSVALKVLASGKADDPEVRARFLREADTAARLAHPNIVAVYARGNDEHRLWMAMQYVEGTDVAATLRDGPVRPDHAVRIIGEAARALDHAHRAGVLHRDVKPANILLAWGPDQRVYLADFGIAKAIDHTSALTRTGEMYASFQYAAPEQFEMRSDTDHRADVYALGCTLFHMLTGQLPYPGESTAQLVAAHLGAPIPRPSRIRGAVPPSFDTVIERALAKNRDHRFSSCGELAAAAAQALTATTGAPGPWSQHEGSDGTQSPGAPLNTGAAQNSGEPRPRMGFDPSAFTGATTQPSIPTSSGLTPLQREQLPTQVGRFPSVPHYPAVTHTGSHLVDAHANQLAVPGQATAAAPSRRGRKRLIAAFVVALVAAGGVGIGFGTGAFRSVTGGGGQSIGQPPVAAAASKEAAIQAACDYGKLMSSYDYSNGDGWQAKVIAGATGTWKSQAETLLPTIRILLESDSEHTWSDQAVCTVNSGGGTHYELAADITESTAATQKKPDTAKHQKITMSMDYVDGKWLCSKWVSPLFPS
- a CDS encoding MspA family porin — its product is MRNNKTALSRAAVVAVAGTIGIVLSGGSASAAIDGNNSVVDQQGRTVEALSADTRIDFVPPLDGNPLTREWFHSGKACFKVALPAGDPWNGHLTMGYQVGYPATLSGKISFQYQTPGLELEIGGDGPKADIYNLIPTLGVQLDVGFGPGIQSVDVAGGDVSGTDGCITMSGFHATVTGVLGTTTIRPFVRLVSSSGDTVVAYGPLARI